In Solanum pennellii chromosome 3, SPENNV200, a single window of DNA contains:
- the LOC107015148 gene encoding protein DETOXIFICATION 35-like: METPLLNGYSGSGERNDLIGADGDYRPAKSTKDWWAIFCVETLKLWRIGGPIAFNIICQYGVNSLTNIFVGHLGNVELSAISIAQTVISTFSFGFMMGMGSALETLCGQAYGAGQVHMLGVYMQRSIIILLATCVFLLPIYLFTTPLLVLLGQETAIADLSGRYTMLLIPQLFSLAINFPTSKFLQAQSKVDVLAGIGFAAVLVHALFLWLFIYTLEWGTNGAAIAFDLTNWLTAIAQLAYVVGWCKDGWKGLSWSAFNEIWAFVRLSIASAVMLCLEIWYMMSIILLVGHLNNAVIAVGSISICMNINGWESMLFIGINAAISIRVSNELGQGHPRATKYSVYITVFQSLLIGILCMVIVLVARDHLAIIFSNSKEMQEAVADLAYLLGITMVLNSVQPVISGVAVGGGWQALVAYINLGCYYVFGLPLGYLLGYVAKLGTKGLWLGMIAGAALQTLLLLIILYKTNWNKEVNDTTERMRKWGGQDFETQKSTDGQLTIENGGVA; the protein is encoded by the exons ATGGAGACACCGTTGCTGAATGGCTACTCCGGCTCCGGCGAACGCAACGACCTTATCGGGGCGGACGGGGACTACCGTCCGGCAAAAAGTACTAAGGATTGGTGGGCAATTTTCTGTGTGGAGACATTGAAACTGTGGAGAATAGGAGGTCCTATAGCATTCAACATAATCTGCCAATATGGAGTGAATTCTCTTACAAATATATTTGTTGGACATCTTGGAAATGTTGAGCTCTCTGCTATTTCTATTGCTCAGACTGTTATTAGTACTTTCTCTTTTGGCTTCATG ATGGGAATGGGTAGTGCATTGGAGACACTATGTGGACAGGCATATGGAGCAGGGCAAGTTCACATGTTGGGCGTTTATATGCAACGATCCATCATAATCCTGCTAGCTACTTGTGTCTTTCTATTGCCCATTTACTTATTCACCACTCCACTTCTCGTGTTGCTAGGCCAAGAAACTGCAATAGCAGACCTCTCTGGAAGATATACCATGTTACTCATCCCACAGTTGTTTTCACTTGCTATCAATTTTCCTACTTCCAAATTTCTTCAAGCTCAGAGTAAAGTGGATGTTCTCGCTGGGATTGGATTCGCAGCTGTGCTGGTGCACGCATTGTTCCTCTGGCTCTTTATATATACACTTGAATGGGGTACTAATGGTGCTGCTATAGCCTTTGATCTCACGAATTGGCTTACTGCGATTGCTCAATTAGCATACGTTGTTGGATGGTGTAAGGATGGGTGGAAAGGGTTATCGTGGTCAGCGTTCAATGAGATTTGGGCATTCGTGAGACTTTCTATTGCTTCAGCTGTTATGTTATGCCTTGAGATTTGGTACATGATGAGTATTATTCTCCTTGTTGGCCATCTTAACAACGCCGTCATAGCAGTTGGCTCCATTTCAATTTG TATGAACATCAATGGATGGGAGAGCATGCTTTTCATTGGAATTAATGCTGCCATAAg CATCCGAGTCTCAAATGAACTGGGGCAAGGACATCCAAGAGCTACCAAATACTCGGTCTACATCACGGTGTTTCAGTCCCTCCTAATAGGGATACTCTGCATGGTAATTGTACTAGTAGCTAGAGATCATCTGGCCATTATCTTTTCAAACAGCAAGGAGATGCAAGAAGCTGTTGCTGATCTTGCTTACCTTCTAGGGATTACCATGGTCCTTAATAGCGTTCAGCCGGTTATATCAG GGGTTGCTGTTGGAGGTGGATGGCAAGCTTTAGTAGCTTATATCAATCTTGGTTGCTATTATGTTTTTGGACTCCCTCTTGGATATCTTCTTGGTTATGTAGCAAAATTAGGAACAAAG GGACTTTGGTTAGGGATGATAGCAGGGGCAGCTTTGCAGACTCTTCTACTCTTGATTATACTGTATAAGACTAACTGGAACAAGGAG GTTAACGACACGACGGAGCGTATGCGCAAGTGGGGAGGTCAAGATTTTGAAACACAGAAATCTACAGATGGACAGTTAACTATTGAGAATGGTGGTGTTGCTTAA
- the LOC107012790 gene encoding protein DETOXIFICATION 35-like codes for MDESPLLNDFSGEHWQLIGSDGDYRPISSMSMNELWDVFWIETVKLWEIGGPIAFNIVCQYGLYAITVAFCGHLGPTELSAVTLAQTVLGTFIFGFMIGMGSALETLCGQAFGAGQVHMLGVYTQRSMIILLLSSFLLLPIYVFATPILKFLGQDHDIAVVAGKFAMLTIPELYSLSVNIPTSKFLQAQSKVGVLAWIGFVALVLHAILLWLFIYVFNWGLTGAAISFNLVGWVNALAQFAYVVFWCKDGWKGWSWSAFDEIWAFVRLSIESAVMLCVETWYMVSIILLTGHLKDAVTAVGALSICMNVDGWEAMFFIGVNAAISVRVSNELGLGRARATKCSVYVTVFQSLLIGILCMIVVLALRSHLAILFTDSELVKRAVSELAWFLGVTMLLNSVQPVISGVAVGGGWQGLVAYINLGSYYIFGIPLGYLLGYVANFGVMGLWGGMIGGLALQTLLLSIVLYRIDWNKEVEQTTERMRIWGGQDLETEKNLQIPNFTTA; via the exons ATGGATGAATCACCATTACTAAATGACTTTTCCGGCGAGCACTGGCAGCTTATCGGCTCCGACGGTGACTACCGGCCTATTTCTAGCATGAGTATGAATGAATTGTGGGATGTATTCTGGATTGAGACAGTGAAGCTATGGGAGATTGGAGGCCCAATTGCTTTCAACATCGTCTGTCAATACGGACTCTATGCTATCACTGTTGCTTTCTGTGGTCATCTTGGACCTACAGAGCTCTCTGCTGTTACCCTTGCTCAAACTGTTCTCGGCACTTTCATTTTTGGCTTCATG ATAGGCATGGGGAGTGCACTGGAGACGCTCTGTGGACAGGCATTTGGTGCTGGGCAAGTACACATGCTAGGAGTTTACACACAACGCTCAATGATAATTCTATTGCTGAGTAGCTTCCTTCTCTTACCAATCTATGTTTTCGCGACTCCTATACTTAAGTTCCTAGGCCAAGATCATGAtattgctgttgttgctggGAAGTTTGCCATGTTAACCATTCCCGAGTTATATTCCCTCTCTGTTAACATTCCCACTTCAAAATTTCTTCAAGCCCAGAGTAAAGTTGGTGTGCTGGCCTGGATTGGTTTTGTGGCTCTCGTACTCCATGCTATTCTCCTTTGGCTCTTCATTTATGTATTCAATTGGGGTTTAACTGGGGCAGCTATATCCTTTAATCTTGTAGGCTGGGTCAATGCACTAGCTCAATTTGCTTATGTAGTTTTTTGGTGCAAAGATGGATGGAAGGGATGGTCTTGGTCTGCATTCGATGAGATTTGGGCCTTTGTTAGACTGTCTATTGAATCGGCTGTTATGCTATGCGTAGAAACCTGGTATATGGTGAGTATTATTCTCCTCACTGGTCATCTCAAAGATGCAGTTACTGCAGTTGGAGCCCTCTCTATTTG CATGAATGTCGATGGATGGGAAGCAATGTTTTTTATTGGAGTCAATGCTGCCATAAG TGTTCGGGTCTCAAATGAGCTTGGGCTAGGACGTGCCAGGGCGACCAAATGTAGTGTATATGTTACAGTGTTTCAGTCACTTCTCATTGGGATACTCTGCATGATTGTAGTACTTGCATTAAGAAGTCATCTAGCCATTCTATTCACCGACAGCGAGCTTGTGAAACGAGCTGTTTCTGAGCTTGCTTGGTTTCTTGGAGTAACAATGCTTCTCAACAGTGTTCAGCCTGTGATATCAG GTGTTGCTGTTGGAGGCGGATGGCAAGGTCTCGTGGCTTACATCAATTTGGGTTCTTACTACATTTTTGGTATTCCTCTCGGATATCTTCTTGGCTATGTGGCTAACTTCGGAGTCATG GGACTATGGGGAGGAATGATAGGTGGACTAGCTTTGCAAACACTACTACTCTCAATTGTACTCTACAGAATTGACTGGAATAAAGAG GTTGAGCAGACGACAGAACGGATGCGAATCTGGGGAGGTCAAGACTTAGAAACAGAGAAAAACCTCCAAATTCCAAATTTCACAACGGCTTAA
- the LOC107013966 gene encoding protein DETOXIFICATION 35-like, with protein MESRLLEYDLSGHDLIGSDGDYKHISGMNLNELWGVFWIETVKVWEIGGPIALNIMCQYGFYAITVVFCGHLGPTQLAAVTLALTVVATFCYGFMMGMGSALETLCGQAFGAGQIHMLGIYTQRSMLILLLTTFLLLPIYIFSTPILQFVGQDHDTALLVGKFTMLIIPELFSLSITIPTSKFLQAQSKVGVLAWIGFVALSLHALLLWLFIYVFDWGLTGAAISLNLVCWINALAQFGYVVFQCKDGWMGWSWSAFNDMWPFVKLSIESALMLSLEIWFPMSIVLIAGYLKDPVTAVGTLSICSTLSEWQEMFFVGINAAISVRVSNELGLGHARATKYSVYVTLFQSFLIGILCMIVVLAVRNHLAILFTDDEVLIKSVSELAQFLGLTMLLSSVHPVISGVAIGCGCQGLVAYINLGSFYAFAIPLGYVLGSVANFGVMGLWGGMIAGLALQTLLLSIVLYRIDWYKEVEQTTKRMQIWGDQDLETEKIKI; from the exons atggAATCACGGTTATTGGAATATGACTTGTCTGGTCACGATCTTATCGGCTCCGATGGTGACTACAAGCATATTTCTGGCAtgaatttgaatgaattgtggGGTGTGTTTTGGATTGAAACAGTAAAGGTATGGGAGATTGGAGGCCCAATTGCTTTGAATATCATGTGTCAATACGGATTTTACGCTATCACTGTAGTTTTCTGTGGTCATCTTGGACCTACACAACTCGCTGCTGTTACCCTTGCTCTGACTGTCGTTGCTACTTTCTGTTACGGCTTCATG ATGGGCATGGGGAGTGCTTTGGAGACGCTGTGTGGACAGGCATTTGGTGCTGGGCAAATTCACATGCTTGGAATTTACACACAACGCTCGATGCTTATTCTATTGCTCACTACCTTCCTTCTCTTACCAATATACATTTTTTCCACTCCTATACTACAGTTCGTAGGGCAAGATCATGATACTGCGCTTCTTGTTGGAAAGTTCACCATGTTAATTATACCTGAATTATTTTCCCTGTCTATCACTATTCCCACTTCTAAATTTCTTCAAGCCCAGAGTAAAGTTGGCGTGCTGGCTTGGATTGGTTTTGTGGCTCTATCACTCCATGCTCTTCTCCTTTGGCTCTTCATTTATGTATTCGATTGGGGTTTAACCGGGGCAGCTATATCACTTAACCTTGTATGCTGGATAAACGCGCTAGCTCAATTTGGTTACGTTGTTTTTCAGTGCAAGGATGGGTGGATGGGATGGTCTTGGTCTGCATTCAATGACATGTGGCCGTTTGTTAAACTGTCAATTGAGTCGGCTCTTATGCTATCCCTAGAAATTTGGTTTCCCATGAGTATTGTTCTCATTGCAGGATATCTCAAAGATCCGGTTACTGCTGTTGGAACCCTCTCTATTTG CTCAACTCTTAGTGAATGGCAGGAAATGTTTTTTGTCGGAATCAACGCTGCCATAAG TGTTCGGGTCTCAAATGAGCTTGGGCTAGGACATGCCAGGGCGACCAAGTATAGTGTATATGTCACACTATTTCAGTCATTTCTCATTGGGATTCTCTGCATGATTGTAGTATTGGCAGTAAGAAATCACCTTGCCATTCTTTTCACTGACGACGAGGTTTTGATCAAATCTGTTTCTGAGCTTGCTCAGTTTCTTGGATTGACGATGCTTCTCAGCAGTGTTCATCCTGTCATATCAG GTGTCGCTATTGGATGTGGTTGTCAAGGTCTAGTGGCTTACATCAATTTGGGTTCTTTCTATGCTTTTGCTATTCCTCTCGGATATGTTCTTGGTTCTGTGGCTAATTTTGGAGTCATG GGACTATGGGGAGGAATGATAGCTGGACTTGCTTTGCAAACATTGCTACTCTCAATTGTACTCTATAGAATTGATTGGTATAAAGAG GTTGAGCAGACAACGAAACGGATGCAGATATGGGGAGATCAAGACTTAGAAACAGAGAAAATTAAAATCTGA
- the LOC107012989 gene encoding protein DETOXIFICATION 35-like isoform X1 yields MEPLSLEYDSYSDVDELEYDLSRYDLIASNGDYRRISGMNLNELWGVFWMETVKLWEIGGPIALNIMCQYGLYAITVVFCGHLGPTQLAAVTLAQTVIATFCYGFMMGMGSALETLCGQAFGAGKIHMLGIYTQRSMIILLMSAFLLLPIYIFATPILKFLGQHHDIAVVAGKFTLLIIPELYSLSITIPTSKFLQAQSKVGVLAWIGFVALSLHALLLWLFIHVFNWGLTGAAMSLDLVCWINALAQFAYVVVWCKDGWKGWSSSAFNDMWPFVKLSIESALMLSLEIWFPMSMVLIAGYLKDPVTAVGSLSICSTLSEWQEMFFVGINAAISVRVSNELGLGHARTTKYSVYVTLSQSVFIGILCMIVVLAVRNHLAILFTDDKVLIKSVSELAQFLGLAMLLSSVHPVISGVAIGCGLQGVVAYINLGSFYAFAIPLGYLLGYVANLGVMGLWGGMIAGLALQTLLLSIVLYRIDWNKEKNGMEMQVEQTTERMRIWGDQELETEKMKR; encoded by the exons ATGGAACCATTGTCGCTGGAGTATGACTCTTATAGTGATGTTGATGAGCTGGAATATGACTTGTCCAGATACGATCTTATCGCGTCCAATGGTGACTACAGGCGTATTTCTGGCAtgaatttgaatgaattgtggGGTGTATTTTGGATGGAGACAGTAAAGCTATGGGAGATTGGAGGACCAATTGCTTTGAATATCATGTGTCAATATGGACTTTATGCTATCACTGTTGTTTTCTGTGGTCATCTTGGACCAACACAACTCGCTGCTGTTACCCTTGCTCAAACTGTCATTGCTACTTTCTGTTACGGCTTCATG ATGGGCATGGGGAGTGCTTTGGAAACGCTCTGTGGGCAGGCATTTGGTGCTGGGAAAATACACATGCTTGGGATTTACACACAACGCTCAATGATTATTCTATTGATGAGTGCTTTCCTTCTCTTACCAATCTATATTTTCGCGACTCCTATACTTAAGTTCCTAGGCCAACATCATGATATTGCTGTGGTTGCTGGAAAGTTCACCCTATTAATCATACCTGAATTATATTCCCTGTCTATCACTATTCCCACTTCTAAATTTCTTCAAGCCCAGAGTAAAGTTGGCGTGCTGGCTTGGATTGGTTTTGTGGCTCTATCACTCCATGCTCTTCTCCTTTGGCTCTTCATTCATGTGTTCAATTGGGGTTTAACCGGGGCAGCTATGTCCCTTGATCTTGTATGTTGGATCAACGCCCTAGCTCAATTTGCTTACGTCGTTGTTTGGTGCAAGGATGGGTGGAAGGGATGGTCTTCGTCTGCATTCAATGACATGTGGCCCTTTGTTAAACTGTCAATTGAGTCGGCTCTTATGCTATCCCTAGAAATTTGGTTTCCCATGAGTATGGTTCTCATCGCTGGATATCTCAAAGATCCGGTTACTGCTGTTGGATCCCTCTCTATTTG TTCAACTCTTAGTGAATGGCAAGAAATGTTTTTTGTCGGAATCAACGCTGCCATAAG TGTTCGGGTCTCAAATGAGCTGGGGCTAGGACATGCCAGGACGACCAAATATAGTGTCTATGTCACACTATCTCAGTCAGTTTTCATTGGGATTCTCTGCATGATTGTAGTATTGGCAGTAAGAAATCATCTTGCCATTCTTTTCACGGACGACAAGGTTTTGATCAAATCTGTTTCTGAGCTTGCTCAGTTTCTTGGATTAGCAATGCTACTCAGCAGTGTCCATCCTGTGATATCAG GTGTTGCTATTGGATGTGGGTTGCAAGGTGTAGTGGCTTATATAAATTTGGGTTCTTTCTACGCTTTTGCTATTCCTCTCGGATATCTTCTTGGTTATGTGGCTAACTTGGGAGTCATG GGACTATGGGGAGGAATGATAGCTGGACTTGCTTTGCAAACATTGCTACTCTCAATTGTACTCTATAGAATTGATTGGAATAAAGAG AAAAATGGAATGGAAATGCAGGTTGAGCAGACGACAGAACGGATGCGGATATGGGGAGATCAAGAATTAGAAACGGAGAAAATGAAACGCTAA
- the LOC107012989 gene encoding protein DETOXIFICATION 35-like isoform X2 — MEPLSLEYDSYSDVDELEYDLSRYDLIASNGDYRRISGMNLNELWGVFWMETVKLWEIGGPIALNIMCQYGLYAITVVFCGHLGPTQLAAVTLAQTVIATFCYGFMMGMGSALETLCGQAFGAGKIHMLGIYTQRSMIILLMSAFLLLPIYIFATPILKFLGQHHDIAVVAGKFTLLIIPELYSLSITIPTSKFLQAQSKVGVLAWIGFVALSLHALLLWLFIHVFNWGLTGAAMSLDLVCWINALAQFAYVVVWCKDGWKGWSSSAFNDMWPFVKLSIESALMLSLEIWFPMSMVLIAGYLKDPVTAVGSLSICSTLSEWQEMFFVGINAAISVRVSNELGLGHARTTKYSVYVTLSQSVFIGILCMIVVLAVRNHLAILFTDDKVLIKSVSELAQFLGLAMLLSSVHPVISGVAIGCGLQGVVAYINLGSFYAFAIPLGYLLGYVANLGVMGLWGGMIAGLALQTLLLSIVLYRIDWNKECRKMEWKCRLSRRQNGCGYGEIKN; from the exons ATGGAACCATTGTCGCTGGAGTATGACTCTTATAGTGATGTTGATGAGCTGGAATATGACTTGTCCAGATACGATCTTATCGCGTCCAATGGTGACTACAGGCGTATTTCTGGCAtgaatttgaatgaattgtggGGTGTATTTTGGATGGAGACAGTAAAGCTATGGGAGATTGGAGGACCAATTGCTTTGAATATCATGTGTCAATATGGACTTTATGCTATCACTGTTGTTTTCTGTGGTCATCTTGGACCAACACAACTCGCTGCTGTTACCCTTGCTCAAACTGTCATTGCTACTTTCTGTTACGGCTTCATG ATGGGCATGGGGAGTGCTTTGGAAACGCTCTGTGGGCAGGCATTTGGTGCTGGGAAAATACACATGCTTGGGATTTACACACAACGCTCAATGATTATTCTATTGATGAGTGCTTTCCTTCTCTTACCAATCTATATTTTCGCGACTCCTATACTTAAGTTCCTAGGCCAACATCATGATATTGCTGTGGTTGCTGGAAAGTTCACCCTATTAATCATACCTGAATTATATTCCCTGTCTATCACTATTCCCACTTCTAAATTTCTTCAAGCCCAGAGTAAAGTTGGCGTGCTGGCTTGGATTGGTTTTGTGGCTCTATCACTCCATGCTCTTCTCCTTTGGCTCTTCATTCATGTGTTCAATTGGGGTTTAACCGGGGCAGCTATGTCCCTTGATCTTGTATGTTGGATCAACGCCCTAGCTCAATTTGCTTACGTCGTTGTTTGGTGCAAGGATGGGTGGAAGGGATGGTCTTCGTCTGCATTCAATGACATGTGGCCCTTTGTTAAACTGTCAATTGAGTCGGCTCTTATGCTATCCCTAGAAATTTGGTTTCCCATGAGTATGGTTCTCATCGCTGGATATCTCAAAGATCCGGTTACTGCTGTTGGATCCCTCTCTATTTG TTCAACTCTTAGTGAATGGCAAGAAATGTTTTTTGTCGGAATCAACGCTGCCATAAG TGTTCGGGTCTCAAATGAGCTGGGGCTAGGACATGCCAGGACGACCAAATATAGTGTCTATGTCACACTATCTCAGTCAGTTTTCATTGGGATTCTCTGCATGATTGTAGTATTGGCAGTAAGAAATCATCTTGCCATTCTTTTCACGGACGACAAGGTTTTGATCAAATCTGTTTCTGAGCTTGCTCAGTTTCTTGGATTAGCAATGCTACTCAGCAGTGTCCATCCTGTGATATCAG GTGTTGCTATTGGATGTGGGTTGCAAGGTGTAGTGGCTTATATAAATTTGGGTTCTTTCTACGCTTTTGCTATTCCTCTCGGATATCTTCTTGGTTATGTGGCTAACTTGGGAGTCATG GGACTATGGGGAGGAATGATAGCTGGACTTGCTTTGCAAACATTGCTACTCTCAATTGTACTCTATAGAATTGATTGGAATAAAGAG TGTAGAAAAATGGAATGGAAATGCAGGTTGAGCAGACGACAGAACGGATGCGGATATGGGGAGATCAAGAATTAG
- the LOC107012989 gene encoding protein DETOXIFICATION 35-like isoform X3, with product MEPLSLEYDSYSDVDELEYDLSRYDLIASNGDYRRISGMNLNELWGVFWMETVKLWEIGGPIALNIMCQYGLYAITVVFCGHLGPTQLAAVTLAQTVIATFCYGFMMGMGSALETLCGQAFGAGKIHMLGIYTQRSMIILLMSAFLLLPIYIFATPILKFLGQHHDIAVVAGKFTLLIIPELYSLSITIPTSKFLQAQSKVGVLAWIGFVALSLHALLLWLFIHVFNWGLTGAAMSLDLVCWINALAQFAYVVVWCKDGWKGWSSSAFNDMWPFVKLSIESALMLSLEIWFPMSMVLIAGYLKDPVTAVGSLSICSTLSEWQEMFFVGINAAISVRVSNELGLGHARTTKYSVYVTLSQSVFIGILCMIVVLAVRNHLAILFTDDKVLIKSVSELAQFLGLAMLLSSVHPVISGVAIGCGLQGVVAYINLGSFYAFAIPLGYLLGYVANLGVMGLWGGMIAGLALQTLLLSIVLYRIDWNKEVEQTTERMRIWGDQELETEKMKR from the exons ATGGAACCATTGTCGCTGGAGTATGACTCTTATAGTGATGTTGATGAGCTGGAATATGACTTGTCCAGATACGATCTTATCGCGTCCAATGGTGACTACAGGCGTATTTCTGGCAtgaatttgaatgaattgtggGGTGTATTTTGGATGGAGACAGTAAAGCTATGGGAGATTGGAGGACCAATTGCTTTGAATATCATGTGTCAATATGGACTTTATGCTATCACTGTTGTTTTCTGTGGTCATCTTGGACCAACACAACTCGCTGCTGTTACCCTTGCTCAAACTGTCATTGCTACTTTCTGTTACGGCTTCATG ATGGGCATGGGGAGTGCTTTGGAAACGCTCTGTGGGCAGGCATTTGGTGCTGGGAAAATACACATGCTTGGGATTTACACACAACGCTCAATGATTATTCTATTGATGAGTGCTTTCCTTCTCTTACCAATCTATATTTTCGCGACTCCTATACTTAAGTTCCTAGGCCAACATCATGATATTGCTGTGGTTGCTGGAAAGTTCACCCTATTAATCATACCTGAATTATATTCCCTGTCTATCACTATTCCCACTTCTAAATTTCTTCAAGCCCAGAGTAAAGTTGGCGTGCTGGCTTGGATTGGTTTTGTGGCTCTATCACTCCATGCTCTTCTCCTTTGGCTCTTCATTCATGTGTTCAATTGGGGTTTAACCGGGGCAGCTATGTCCCTTGATCTTGTATGTTGGATCAACGCCCTAGCTCAATTTGCTTACGTCGTTGTTTGGTGCAAGGATGGGTGGAAGGGATGGTCTTCGTCTGCATTCAATGACATGTGGCCCTTTGTTAAACTGTCAATTGAGTCGGCTCTTATGCTATCCCTAGAAATTTGGTTTCCCATGAGTATGGTTCTCATCGCTGGATATCTCAAAGATCCGGTTACTGCTGTTGGATCCCTCTCTATTTG TTCAACTCTTAGTGAATGGCAAGAAATGTTTTTTGTCGGAATCAACGCTGCCATAAG TGTTCGGGTCTCAAATGAGCTGGGGCTAGGACATGCCAGGACGACCAAATATAGTGTCTATGTCACACTATCTCAGTCAGTTTTCATTGGGATTCTCTGCATGATTGTAGTATTGGCAGTAAGAAATCATCTTGCCATTCTTTTCACGGACGACAAGGTTTTGATCAAATCTGTTTCTGAGCTTGCTCAGTTTCTTGGATTAGCAATGCTACTCAGCAGTGTCCATCCTGTGATATCAG GTGTTGCTATTGGATGTGGGTTGCAAGGTGTAGTGGCTTATATAAATTTGGGTTCTTTCTACGCTTTTGCTATTCCTCTCGGATATCTTCTTGGTTATGTGGCTAACTTGGGAGTCATG GGACTATGGGGAGGAATGATAGCTGGACTTGCTTTGCAAACATTGCTACTCTCAATTGTACTCTATAGAATTGATTGGAATAAAGAG GTTGAGCAGACGACAGAACGGATGCGGATATGGGGAGATCAAGAATTAGAAACGGAGAAAATGAAACGCTAA
- the LOC107012175 gene encoding protein DETOXIFICATION 35-like, which translates to MESPLLSGVDNQQQLIGVDGDYRPINGLKEWRAVFWIETVKLWEIGGPIAFNILCQYGIYSITVAFCGHLGAVQLSAVSVALNVVGTFSFGFMLGMGSALETLCGQAFGAGQIHMLGIYTQRSMVILLFSTLFLLPIYIFATPLLKLLGQEHDMAVLAGKFALFSIPELFSLAVGIPTSKFLQAQSKVGVLACIGFVVLLLHAFLLWLFLYVFNLGINGAALVFNITGWANAIAQFVYVVVWCKDGWTGWSLSALNEIWAFVRLSVASAVMLCLEIWYMMSIIVLTGQLKDAVIAVGSLSICMNIDGWEAMLFIGINAAISVRVSNELGLGRPRATKYSVYIAVFQSLIIGIFCMISVLAVRNHLAILYTNSKDLQRAVADLAWLLGITMVLNSVQPVISGVAIGGGWQGLVAYINLGSYYVFGIPLGYTLGSVSNFGVVGLWGGMIAGLALQTLLLSFVLYRIDWNKEVEQSAERLRKWGGQDFESEKTLISEPTKDLP; encoded by the exons ATGGAATCGCCGTTGCTCTCCGGCGTCGACAATCAGCAGCAGCTCATTGGAGTTGACGGCGACTATCGACCCATTAATGGACTGAAAGAATGGAGGGCTGTATTCTGGATCGAGACAGTGAAGTTATGGGAGATTGGAGGTCCAATTGCTTTCAATATTCTTTGTCAGTATGGGATCTACTCAATTACCGTAGCTTTTTGTGGTCATCTTGGTGCTGTTCAGCTCTCTGCCGTTTCTGTTGCTCTAAATGTCGTTGGAACTTTCTCTTTCGGCTTCATG TTGGGCATGGGGAGTGCTCTGGAGACGCTGTGTGGACAGGCATTTGGTGCTGGGCAAATACATATGCTTGGGATTTACACACAACGGTCTATGGTTATTCTATTGTTTAGTACATTGTTTTTGTTgccaatttatatttttgcaaCTCCACTACTTAAGCTTTTAGGCCAAGAACATGATATGGCTGTTCTTGCTGGGAAATTTGCCCTGTTTTCAATCCCTGAGTTGTTTTCACTGGCGGTTGGTATTCCCACCTCGAAATTTCTTCAAGCACAGAGTAAAGTTGGTGTGCTGGCTTGTATTGGTTTTGTGGTTCTTTTACTCCATGCCTTTCTGCTATGGTTGTTCTTATATGTGTTCAACTTGGGTATAAATGGGGCTGCGTTAGTCTTTAATATAACAGGTTGGGCCAATGCCATAGCTCAATTTGTATACGTGGTAGTTTGGTGTAAGGATGGATGGACGGGATGGTCTTTGTCAGCATTGAATGAGATTTGGGCATTTGTTAGACTCTCGGTTGCCTCGGCTGTTATGTTATGCCTTGAAATCTGGTACATGATGAGTATTATTGTTCTCACCGGACAACTCAAGGATGCAGTTATTGCTGTTGGATCCCTCTCTATTTG catgaatattgatggatgGGAAGCAATGTTGTTCATAGGAATCAATGCTGCCATAAG CGTACGAGTCTCAAATGAGCTTGGGTTAGGGCGTCCCAGGGCAACCAAATATAGTGTATATATCGCAGTGTTTCAATCACTCATCATTGGGATATTCTGCATGATATCAGTACTAGCAGTAAGAAATCATCTGGCCATTCTTTACACAAACAGCAAGGATTTGCAACGAGCCGTTGCTGACCTTGCTTGGCTTCTCGGAATAACCATGGTTCTTAACAGTGTTCAGCCTGTAATATCAG GTGTTGCTATTGGAGGTGGATGGCAAGGTTTAGTTGCATATATCAATTTGGGATCTTACTATGTTTTTGGTATTCCTCTAGGATATACGCTTGGTTCTGTCTCTAACTTTGGCGTCGTG GGTCTATGGGGAGGAATGATTGCAGGACTTGCTTTGCAGACACTACTTCTCTCATTTGTACTCTATAGAATCGATTGGAATAAAGAG GTTGAGCAGTCTGCAGAGCGCCTACGCAAGTGGGGAGGTCAAGACTTTGAGTCTGAGAAAACTCTTATTTCAGAGCCTACGAAGGACTTACCATAA